From a single Vicinamibacteria bacterium genomic region:
- a CDS encoding amidohydrolase family protein, which translates to MSALLSVTILLHGTLVDGTGRPPIRDVCIDIRDGRIAMVGRASTCVAEPGARVLDATGKWVIPGLIDAHTHLFDSGSLYTSPDDSDLTARVPHETERARIRARIGETTDRFLCSGITTVASLGGPRWEADVRDATKAPRILTAGPFLAGFPVGTMTLWTREDPVLVQVASPEEARAKVQELAGRDVDLVKAGFLDEPVLRALVDEAHSRRIKVAIHAEELEAAKMAIRANVDVLAHTVVDELVDEGFLAEAKKRGVVSITGLAHYERYQQVLDSAVKLSPIEARCGDPEVIATWTDLA; encoded by the coding sequence GTGAGCGCCCTTCTCTCGGTCACCATCCTTCTTCACGGCACTCTCGTCGACGGCACAGGGAGACCTCCGATCCGGGACGTTTGTATCGATATTCGGGACGGCCGGATCGCGATGGTCGGGCGGGCTTCGACCTGCGTCGCAGAGCCGGGTGCGCGGGTGCTCGATGCGACGGGGAAGTGGGTCATTCCCGGCCTCATCGACGCACACACCCATCTGTTCGACTCGGGAAGTCTATACACGAGTCCCGATGACTCCGATCTCACTGCTCGGGTCCCCCATGAGACCGAGCGGGCCCGCATCCGTGCCCGCATCGGGGAGACCACGGACCGGTTTTTGTGCTCGGGGATCACCACGGTTGCATCACTCGGCGGTCCTCGGTGGGAAGCCGACGTTCGAGACGCGACGAAAGCGCCCCGCATCCTGACGGCCGGTCCCTTTCTCGCGGGTTTTCCCGTGGGGACGATGACACTTTGGACTCGCGAAGACCCCGTCCTGGTTCAGGTGGCGAGCCCCGAGGAGGCGCGCGCGAAAGTCCAGGAGCTCGCCGGCCGTGACGTCGACCTCGTAAAGGCGGGATTTCTCGATGAGCCCGTGCTGAGAGCGCTCGTGGACGAAGCGCACTCGCGGCGGATAAAGGTCGCAATACATGCCGAAGAGCTCGAAGCGGCCAAGATGGCGATTCGCGCGAACGTCGATGTGCTCGCTCATACCGTCGTCGACGAGCTCGTCGATGAGGGGTTTCTTGCCGAGGCCAAGAAGCGAGGAGTCGTTTCGATCACCGGCCTGGCTCACTACGAGCGCTACCAGCAAGTGCTCGACTCAGCGGTGAAGCTTTCTCCAATCGAGGCGCGCTGCGGTGACCCCGAAGTCATCGCCACCTGGACCGATCTTGCGGA
- the alr gene encoding alanine racemase, translating to MNRREFLSSSVLVGGAVSISSPGAVAASEPTVSSFDPWVEIHQENLRHNVDQISRRAGGRPILAVIKNNGYGMGIANVARLLEPSSAIHGFATVKLQEAVAVRDSGVEKPILLMGPFDEAGLREAVHRRITPMVYTPIGDLLDRLAAERQSAVGIHVCVDTGIGRVGVPHKVAGALVRDLARRSSVRIEGTMMTFAEDAQLDEDQKSRFDALCSELASAGVELGRRHAASSFALFQHPDYFLDMVRPGMAIYGVYSEQEFRGSDSLELRPALALKARVAYVKKLGEGDSAGYSRAYVAKSPVWVATLPLGHTDGLPRAAANTAKVRIGDRLYPIVASISASHTIVEIGPEKSVEIGDEATLFDWRAGSRPEDVSADSGASVYDLTMHLNPLLPRKILG from the coding sequence ATGAACCGTCGTGAGTTTCTGAGCTCGAGCGTTCTCGTCGGAGGAGCGGTCAGCATTTCTTCTCCCGGCGCGGTTGCCGCGAGCGAGCCCACCGTCTCTTCGTTCGATCCCTGGGTCGAGATCCACCAGGAGAACCTGCGTCACAACGTCGATCAAATCTCCCGGCGAGCGGGCGGGCGGCCCATTCTGGCCGTCATCAAGAACAACGGTTATGGCATGGGCATCGCGAACGTGGCCCGGCTTCTCGAGCCTTCGAGCGCCATCCACGGATTCGCTACCGTGAAGCTGCAGGAAGCCGTCGCGGTGAGGGATTCCGGAGTGGAGAAGCCCATTCTGCTCATGGGGCCCTTCGACGAGGCGGGCTTGAGGGAAGCGGTTCATCGGCGCATCACTCCGATGGTCTACACTCCGATTGGCGACCTGCTCGATCGGCTCGCGGCCGAACGTCAGAGCGCCGTGGGCATCCACGTTTGCGTGGATACCGGTATCGGGCGCGTCGGGGTTCCTCACAAGGTTGCCGGTGCGCTCGTCCGGGACCTCGCACGCCGATCTTCGGTGCGCATCGAGGGAACGATGATGACCTTCGCGGAAGACGCCCAGCTCGACGAAGACCAGAAGAGCCGCTTCGATGCTCTTTGCAGTGAGCTCGCCTCGGCGGGCGTGGAGCTCGGACGACGTCACGCCGCCTCGAGCTTCGCGCTGTTTCAGCATCCTGACTACTTTCTCGATATGGTGCGGCCCGGCATGGCGATTTACGGCGTGTACTCGGAGCAAGAGTTCCGCGGCTCCGACTCTCTTGAGCTCCGCCCCGCGCTCGCGCTGAAAGCGCGGGTGGCGTATGTGAAGAAGCTCGGGGAAGGCGACAGTGCGGGATATAGCCGCGCTTACGTCGCCAAGTCGCCCGTGTGGGTGGCGACTCTTCCCCTGGGACACACCGATGGGCTGCCGCGCGCGGCGGCCAACACCGCGAAGGTGCGCATCGGCGACCGCCTTTACCCCATCGTCGCCAGCATCTCGGCGAGCCACACCATCGTGGAGATCGGCCCGGAGAAGTCGGTCGAGATCGGGGACGAGGCGACCCTGTTCGATTGGCGCGCCGGTTCCCGGCCCGAGGACGTTTCGGCTGACAGCGGCGCATCGGTGTACGACCTCACCATGCACCTGAACCCGCTTCTGCCCAGGAAGATCCTCGGATAA
- a CDS encoding arginine deiminase family protein, with protein MADYGVRNAYGDLKRVVVHRPGPELERVTAETLQEFHFEQPVDPRRFLSDYDAMLGHFQAAGVETLLLTEILEEDDDAIAYMSRRPNMTYTRDLAVVFESGAVLMSPHLKGRWGDQLMLGRAFERLGVPILGAIEPPGFLEGGGVTLLGDDTAVASLCDRANETGTRALRNLVLGKDVEFFLEVPLPFGHIHIDGIFMVLDIDLALIYPEPLRVFPCRLYQAGKSEPRHTMFEEILDRKGIRTIPITLSERKGGHLNLVVTKKSRAAVGFDTARRVGSELARRGWKLHTFPSEELFKGNGGPHCMTCPIQVR; from the coding sequence TTGGCAGATTACGGAGTGCGGAACGCGTACGGTGACTTGAAGCGGGTCGTCGTGCACCGGCCCGGGCCCGAGCTCGAGCGGGTGACGGCGGAAACTCTTCAGGAATTTCACTTCGAACAGCCCGTCGATCCGAGGCGTTTTCTCTCCGACTACGACGCGATGCTGGGCCATTTTCAGGCCGCGGGCGTGGAGACGCTGCTGCTCACCGAGATTCTCGAAGAAGACGACGACGCCATCGCCTATATGTCTCGCCGGCCCAATATGACCTATACGCGCGACCTCGCGGTCGTTTTCGAAAGCGGCGCCGTCCTGATGTCCCCCCACCTCAAGGGGAGATGGGGCGATCAGCTGATGCTCGGGCGCGCTTTCGAGCGGCTTGGGGTTCCCATTCTGGGAGCCATCGAGCCCCCGGGGTTCCTCGAGGGAGGTGGCGTGACGTTGCTCGGCGACGACACGGCCGTAGCTTCGCTCTGTGACCGCGCCAACGAGACGGGCACGCGCGCTCTTCGCAACCTCGTGCTCGGAAAGGACGTCGAGTTCTTTCTCGAAGTTCCTCTGCCGTTCGGACACATCCACATCGACGGCATCTTCATGGTGCTCGACATCGATCTCGCGCTGATCTATCCGGAACCGCTCCGCGTCTTCCCCTGCCGCCTCTATCAGGCAGGGAAATCGGAGCCGCGTCACACCATGTTCGAGGAGATCCTCGACCGGAAGGGGATTCGCACCATTCCGATCACGCTTTCCGAGCGCAAGGGCGGACACTTGAATCTCGTCGTCACCAAGAAGTCTCGGGCCGCCGTCGGATTCGACACCGCGAGGCGCGTCGGGTCGGAGCTCGCCCGGCGCGGCTGGAAGCTTCACACCTTCCCGTCAGAAGAGCTGTTCAAGGGCAATGGTGGCCCACACTGTATGACCTGCCCCATCCAAGTGCGGTAG